The genomic stretch GCAGTCCGCGGTAAGCGCGCAGATCCGCCAGCTGGAGCAGAGCTACGGCGCGAAACTCCTCGACCGCACGGCACGCTCCGTGCATCTCACCCCCGCGGGAGAAGTGCTGCTGGACTACGCCGTGCGCCTGCTGCGCCTGCGCGATGAATCCCTGCAGGCCGTCGCCGACCACAGCGATTCGGTGCAGGGCCCGGTGGTCTTCGGGGCCAACGAGGCCACCTGCCTGTATCTTCTGCCGGACATCTTCGCGGAGTACCAGAAGCGCTACCCGCTGGTGCAGATCAGCATCTACCGCAATTTCAGCCACAAGATCCTGCAGCGGCTGGAGGAAGGCGCGATTGACGTGGGCATCGTCACCCTGCCGGTGCGCTCGCCGAATTTGAAAGTCCATCCGGTCTTTCGCGACCGCCTGATGCTGATGGTCAGCCCGCGCAATCCGCTGGCGCACCATAACAAGGTCACGCTGGAGGAAGTCGCCCAGCAGCCTTTGATCTTTCCCAAAACCGGCTACACGCGACAGGTGCTGGACAAGCTCTTGCGGCCATACCGCTCGCGCTTGCATGTGGCCATGGAGCTGCCGAGCATCGGCATGATCAAGAAGTTCGTGGCCGCCAATGCCGGCGTTTCCTTCATCAGCGAAAGCTTTGCGCGCGACCAGGTCAAGACCGGCGAGGTGAAACTGCTCTCGCTGGAGGGCGTGGAGCTCTGGCGCGAGCTGGGGCTGGTGTACCGGCGCGACCGCAGCATCCCGCGCGCCGCGCAGGCCCTCATCGCCCTCATCCGCGAGCACCGCAAGACCCACGGCGCCACCGAAGCCGCCTCCCGCTGAGTTCCTCGAAACTCGAAACGCGAAACTCGAAACGCGTGTTCCCCTTGGCAGACGATCTTTGACGAATTTCGGTTTTCGTATTTCGTCTTTCGAATCAGTGTGCGGTGAAATCCAGGCTGGCGATGGCTCGGGAGATGACGTTTTCCTGGATCTGGATGAGATCGCTGTCCGCGTAAGTCATTCCCAGGATGGTGAAGTAGTCCTTGCCGCGCGCGATCACCACCAGCCGGCCCGACCAGTCGTGCTCGCCTTCCGTGCCGCGATAGCGGTATTCCACCGCCGGTAAGCCGCCCACCTGGGTCTTTTTCTGCTCCAAGCGGCGGAAGTTGGTGTAGGCGTCCTGCAGGCGGCGCTCGATGGAGGCCGCGGCGGCGTCCAGGGGGGCATTCGATTTCTCGATGCCGATGACCATCAGCGTGGATTCGTTGGAAGTGCCCAGGGCGGCGATGGCGTTGGGCAGGGCGCGGCGCGCTTCTTCCTGCAGGTTCCAGCTTGGCGCTTTGAACATCCGGAAGCCATAGGTGTAGTTGATGTAGGTGTTGCCCTGGACCTCTTCCCGGTTCGGCGGCGGCGCAGACTCCTGGGGAGGCGCTGCGGGCGGTTCGGCAGGTTTCGCTGCGGGCGGTGTCGCGACGGCGGTTGTCGACGCGACGGGCTTTTCCGCCGCTGTATCGCTCTTGGCGGGAGGCGGTGGTGTCTTCGCCGGAGATGCGGTCTTGCTGGCGGTCTTTTCCGGTTGCGGCGCGGGCTTTGGTGGTTCCGGAACCTCTTCTTTCTTGGCCGCTGGCTTTTCGGCGGGTTTGGGCGGCGCGGGGGTCGAAGGAATGATCGCGGAAATCTTATTTTTTTCGACGAGGACAAATCCAAAGTCGGTCTTGACCTTGAACATGTTGTCTTCGTAGGCGACGATCACCCCGTAGAGTTTTTTGCCGTCCTTGAGGCGGATCTCATCGGCCGCGGCAGGCAGGGCCAGCGCGCAAGCCACGAAGAGCAAGAGGCCGCGCGTTACGCGCAGCGGGCCCATCGGAGGCCTGGGGTGCTTCGGAGGGACAGCCATGCAAAAAGTATGGTCCTGCGCTTTTCGCGCGGCAAGGCTTACGCGCGCGGGGGTGTCCGGCGCGCCACCTCCGCCAGCAGCGCGCCGACGCGCGCCGCCACGCGCTCCAGTTCTTCCACTGCCGTGCTCAGCCGCACGCGCAGCGGTTCCGGCAACTGCCCGTGCGTCTGCTGCAGGGCCAGCGCTTCCGCCAGCAGGCGCAGTTGCTTGCGGTTCCGCGGGTTGAGGCGCTCCCAGAGGCGGCGGCCGGTGCTGCGGTTGCGCCCCAGCCACTCCTCGGCGGTAGTTTCTGGCTGCCCCGCCTCCGGTTCTGGCAGTTGCGGCCCTTGGACTCTTGTCTTAATCATGATGGATAGAACATTTGCTTCTAGCTGTGGCAGCCCGTCAGTTTCCGAAGCCGGTCACGAAGTTCTCGTTGCGCTGTGTATGTCCTTCGACTGTCGCTACGATGACATTCCCTACAGTGGCAATGCCGGAAACCTTGGGATGCCTTCTTCGTACGGTCAGGTGGGAATTCCGCGAGTGGTTTCCATTTGCCGCAACCTGGGCACAATTTGCCTTCGATGTCATTTCTGACGATTATTGCCATCGAGAGTTACCTCCCTTCACTTGCCTGTCTTGCCGTCTTCCTCAGCAATCCCAGTTTTCGTTCTTTGCCATCTTCATCAATGAGAAACGCCGTATTGTTCTTCTCAATCGCAAACTTAACGGGGCCATTCACGGTGAGATTTATCGGTTTGGCTGATTTCCAGTGGAGCTCATAGATCGTAGTTTCTGTTTCGATCGTATAGAGCCATGATTTGATTCTTCCGGCGACAATCGCCCCATTAATAGGCATGGCAACCGCGCCTCCCTCTTTTTCCTCTGCGAATACGAGCTTTCCTGTTTGCCACGCGCGCTGTTTTTCTTTGGCAAGTAGTGGCGTAAGGATAAGGAAGATACAGACCATAGTTAACGGGATTCTTTTTTGCATTTTGGTGAGCCTCACAATTCTCTGGGCAATTGGTAGAACAATGGGCATTCGTAAGAAAGATACTCCTCATTTATTCAGCGGGGCTAGGGTCTCGCAGTGAATCTGCCCGGCGGGCTCGACGCGCCCGGTGACGCGCAGCGCGCGCGTCTCATAGACCAGGCCGGCGAAGCGCTCGTAGACGCCGGGGAAGAGCACCGCTTCGAACAGGCCGCGCTGGTCTTCCAGGGTAATGAACATCATGTTCCGATGGTTCTTGGTGCCCACATGCCGGAATGTCACCACCCAGCCGCACAACGCCACGCGTTTCCCGTGCAGTTCCTCCAGGGCGTCGCTCCAGATTTCGCCGTTGCGCGGCAGAAAGTCCAGCGGGTGCCCGCTGACGCAGACCTCCAGGATCTCCCGCTCGTAGCGCAGCTTCTGCTGCGGCGTGTACTCCGGTGCAGGCATCGCCTGCAGCGCCACACCCAGTCCGTCTTCGGACACGGCCTGCGAAAACAGGAGTTCTGACGTCCCGCAGGGCTCCGAGCCGCTGGGGGTTCGGAGCCGGGGGGCCGCTCCGGGTCTTTTTACCTGCAGCAAGTTCCACTGCCAGAGCAGCTCCGGGCGCGTCCTGGCGCAGACCTCCTCGAACGCGCCGCATTTAATCAGCGCCTCGATCTCGTCGCGCTCGAGCGGCACGCGGCGCAGAAAATCCGGGAGGCCGCGAAAGATGCCGCCGGTTTCGCGGGCGCGCAGGATGGCGGTGATGGTTTCGAGGCGCAGGCCTTTCACCTGCAGCAGGCCGATGCGCAGGGCTTTCTTCCCGCCGGTCAAGATCTCTGCGGTGTACTCCATCCGCGAATGATTCACCGACGGCGGGCGCACCGCGATCCCCCAGCGCTTGGCCTCCTCCACGTACGCCGAAACGTGATAGAAGCCCGCGCCGGCGCTGCACATCGCCGCCAGAAACTCCGCCGGGTGGTGCGCCTTCAGATAGGCCATGCGGTAGGAGAGGTCCGCGTAGGTTGCGGCGTGTGCCTTACAGAAGCCGAAACCCGCGAATTTCTCAACCATCTGCCAGGTCTCTTCGCGCGCGCTGCCGGCCAGTCCCATCTGCGCGGCGGCTTTCAGGAATTTGGCGCGCAGGCGCTCGCGTTCACGCTGCCCGGAGAATTTCGCGGCCGAGCGGCGCACGATGTCGGCTTCCGCCAGGGACATACTGCCCACGGCCTGCGCGATCTGCATCACCTGCTCCTGGTAGATGCACACGCCCAGGGTGCCGCCGAGGATCTTCTCGAGCGCCGGGTGCGCGTAGGTAATCCGTTCTTTTCCGCGCAGGCGCTGCAGGAACAGCTCTTTCGAGCCGTACTCCGACGCGCCCGGGCGGATCAGCGCCAGCGCCGCGGCGATCTCCTCGAGCGTGCGCGCGCGCATGGCCCGCAGCAGCCCGCGCATGCCCGGCGATTCGATCTGAAAAACGCCCATGGTGCGGCCTTCGGAGAGCATTGCGCAGGCGGCCGGGTCGTTCTCGGGAATGGCGTCGAGGTCGATCTGACGGGGGCGCGGGCGCGGCGTCGCGCCGTCCGGAGCAACCTGGACCTCCCGCGCAACGGCGCGTTCGCTCGCGCGTTCGATGTCGCGCGCGATGTCGCGCTCGCTAGCGCACTCGATATTGTCCAGCGCCAGGGACATGGTGGTCAGGCCGCGCTGGCCGAGCAGGTCCATCTTGATCAGGCCCAGGGCCTCCACGGCGTTCATGTCGTACTGCGTGACGACGATGCCTTTCGTGGCGCGTTCGAGCGGCGCCAGTTGCGTCAGCGGCCGCGCGGAAATCACCGTGCCGCAGGGATGAATTCCCAGGTGGCGCGGCGCGTCGTCCAGGCGCTCGGCGACGTGCAGAATCGTTGGCCACGGTTCGTGGTTTACCGGCAGGTCGCGGCATTGCGGCAGCGCAGCGATGGCCGCGCGGATCTCGCGCACCGGGCGGTGCGGCAGCCGTTTGGTGAAGTGGTTGACCTCGCCGGGCGGCACGCCGAAGACTTTGGCGACCTCGCGGATGGCCAGGCGGGCATGCATGGTGATGAAGCTGCCGATCATGGCCACATGCTCCGCTCCCCAGCGCGCGTAGACGTAATCGAGCAGTTCATCACGGCGCGCGCCGCAGATGTCGATATCGATGTCCGGACAATCGCCGCGCTGCTCGTTGAGGAAGCGCTCGAAGTACAGCCCCCAGCGCAGCGGGCAGACGCAGGAAATGCCCAGGCAGTAGGTCACGATGGAGCTGGCCGCCGAGCCACGCGCCACCGCGGGAATCCCGCGGCGCCGCGCCTCCTCCACGATGTCCCACACCAGCAGGAAATAAGGAGCCAGGTGCAGCTTCTCGATCACTTGCAGTTCGTGCGTGAGCCGCGCCAGCACCTCCGGGCGCAGAGGGTTGACCGCTTCGCGGTCAGACTTGAAGTCGTAGCGCCGCCGCGCGCCCTCGAAGCTCAGCTTCCAGAGATAGGAGAAGGGCGTTTCGCCCGCGGGCACGGGAAATTCCGGGAAGAGCAGCTTGCCCAGCTCGAGCTGCAAGTTGCAGCGCTCGGCGATCTCCAGCGTCGCCCGCAGCGCGTCCGCCCGCCCGTGCTGCTCGGCAAAGAGCCGCTGCATCTCCGCGGCGGGTTTGAACCAGGCTTCGCCGCTGGTGATCTCCGGCGGCGCGACGGTGGTCAGCAGCCCGCCGGTGCGGATAGCGTTCACCGCGCGGTGGTGCAGGTGCTCTTCGGGGCGCAGGAAGTGCACGTTGTTGGTGGCCGCGAGCGGCACGCCCAGCGCGCGGCCTAGTTGTTGCGCTTCGCGCAGCGCGCGCCCATCGCCCGGAAAGAGCAGCTGCACCTCCAGATACAGCGCGTCGCCGAAGATCTCCTTCAGCCGCGCGTAGTGACTGGTGACGGGTGACTCGTGGTTCGTGACTAGTGCGATCACGCCCATGCTGTGCTCCGCCAGGGTATCGAGCGGAACGGGCACTTCTGCAAGCTGCCTTTGGGTTACAAGCCGGCACATGTTGCTATAGCCTTGTGCATCCGCCGCCAGCAGCACCAGCGGCAGGCTCGCCGAATTTCGAATTTCGTTTTTCGAATTTCGAAACTCGAAACTCGAAACTGGAAAAACGGTGTCCAGCACCGTGCCCACAATCGGCTTCACCCCCGCCTTCTGCGCCGCCTGATAAAACGGCACGGCCGCGTACATCCCGCCCGTGTCCGTGAGCGCCACGGCGGGCATCTGCTGCGCGGCCGCCGCGGCCACCAGCTCCTCGGGCGATCCCACGCCGCGCAGGAACGAGTAGTGACTGTGGCAATGGAGATGGATGAACATGGTGGTTCGTGACCCGTGACGCGTGCCTGTAACCCGGGCGGAGACACTCGCGCAATGCGAGGTCTTCCACGAGTCACGGGTCACCAGTCACGAGTCACTACACGTGCGGGCGCACGCCTTTCTGTTGGTTCAACTCAAGGTAGGGAAGGGATGTAAAAACCGGCTACCGCGACAGGCACGGCGTCGAAAGCACCAGCCCGTCCGGCTTGGTGGCGTAGTGCTCGCGCAAGGCGAGCCCCTTGCCGTAAAAGACGGCGTTCCAGCCGTAGCGCCCGCGCACCGTGTCCACGCCGTGATTCAGTTCCCGGCGGCGGTTGGCGGCGGTATCGAAGAGCTCGTTCTGGCGGCGGTCGGGCTCAAGGTTGGTCACGCTGACGCCCACCAGACGCACGGCCACGCGCCGGGTGAAGAGTTCGCCAAAGAGTTGCCGGGCCGCGGCCAGCAGTTCGCGCTCGTCGTTGGTCGGGCGCACGAGCCGCTCGGTGCGCTGCGCGGAGAAAGAGTCGGCGTAGCGCAGGCGCAGGCCGATGGTGCGCGCCTGGCGGCCGTAGTCGCGCAGCGTCGCGCCGATGCGCTCGGAGAGATACTCGAGGAGCCCGCCAAGAAATTCCGTGTCGATGGTGCCGCCCTCGATGGTCGTCTCGCGGGAGACCGATTTCGGCGTTCCCGGGGCCAGCACTTCGCGCCCGTCGAGGCCCCGCGCGCGTTCCCAGATCTGCCGGCCGACGGCTTCACCGAACGCCGCCGCCAGCGCCGGCTGGGGAATCCGCCGCAACTCGCCGATGGTTTGCACGCCGCGCTCGGCCAGCTGCGCCGCGTGCACGTGGCCGATGCCGTGCAGTTTTTCGACCGGCAGCGGCGCGAGGAATTCCTCTTCATCGCCGGGGGAAACGATGTGGAAGCCGCGCGGCCGCTGGAGCCGCGAGGCGATTCCCGCCACTACCTTGCTCGTTGCCGCGCCCACGGAAACGCTCAGGCCCGTGCGCCCCAGGATCTCCGCCTGCAGCCGGCGCAGCGCCGCCGGGAAGTCCGGATAGAGCCGCTCGGTGCCGCGGAAATCGAGATAGAAGTCGTCCAGCGCCGCGGTCTCCACCGCCGGGGTGTAGGTTTCCAGGATGCGCCGCACGCGCTCGGCAAAGTCCGCGTAGTGCTCGTACTGCCCGGGGACGACCACCGCCTTGGGGCAGATGCG from Terriglobia bacterium encodes the following:
- a CDS encoding LysR family transcriptional regulator produces the protein MDFDQLTTFVQVSKLGSFSRAGQKVFRSQSAVSAQIRQLEQSYGAKLLDRTARSVHLTPAGEVLLDYAVRLLRLRDESLQAVADHSDSVQGPVVFGANEATCLYLLPDIFAEYQKRYPLVQISIYRNFSHKILQRLEEGAIDVGIVTLPVRSPNLKVHPVFRDRLMLMVSPRNPLAHHNKVTLEEVAQQPLIFPKTGYTRQVLDKLLRPYRSRLHVAMELPSIGMIKKFVAANAGVSFISESFARDQVKTGEVKLLSLEGVELWRELGLVYRRDRSIPRAAQALIALIREHRKTHGATEAASR
- a CDS encoding DNA polymerase III subunit alpha, whose translation is MFIHLHCHSHYSFLRGVGSPEELVAAAAAQQMPAVALTDTGGMYAAVPFYQAAQKAGVKPIVGTVLDTVFPVSSFEFRNSKNEIRNSASLPLVLLAADAQGYSNMCRLVTQRQLAEVPVPLDTLAEHSMGVIALVTNHESPVTSHYARLKEIFGDALYLEVQLLFPGDGRALREAQQLGRALGVPLAATNNVHFLRPEEHLHHRAVNAIRTGGLLTTVAPPEITSGEAWFKPAAEMQRLFAEQHGRADALRATLEIAERCNLQLELGKLLFPEFPVPAGETPFSYLWKLSFEGARRRYDFKSDREAVNPLRPEVLARLTHELQVIEKLHLAPYFLLVWDIVEEARRRGIPAVARGSAASSIVTYCLGISCVCPLRWGLYFERFLNEQRGDCPDIDIDICGARRDELLDYVYARWGAEHVAMIGSFITMHARLAIREVAKVFGVPPGEVNHFTKRLPHRPVREIRAAIAALPQCRDLPVNHEPWPTILHVAERLDDAPRHLGIHPCGTVISARPLTQLAPLERATKGIVVTQYDMNAVEALGLIKMDLLGQRGLTTMSLALDNIECASERDIARDIERASERAVAREVQVAPDGATPRPRPRQIDLDAIPENDPAACAMLSEGRTMGVFQIESPGMRGLLRAMRARTLEEIAAALALIRPGASEYGSKELFLQRLRGKERITYAHPALEKILGGTLGVCIYQEQVMQIAQAVGSMSLAEADIVRRSAAKFSGQRERERLRAKFLKAAAQMGLAGSAREETWQMVEKFAGFGFCKAHAATYADLSYRMAYLKAHHPAEFLAAMCSAGAGFYHVSAYVEEAKRWGIAVRPPSVNHSRMEYTAEILTGGKKALRIGLLQVKGLRLETITAILRARETGGIFRGLPDFLRRVPLERDEIEALIKCGAFEEVCARTRPELLWQWNLLQVKRPGAAPRLRTPSGSEPCGTSELLFSQAVSEDGLGVALQAMPAPEYTPQQKLRYEREILEVCVSGHPLDFLPRNGEIWSDALEELHGKRVALCGWVVTFRHVGTKNHRNMMFITLEDQRGLFEAVLFPGVYERFAGLVYETRALRVTGRVEPAGQIHCETLAPLNK
- the dinB gene encoding DNA polymerase IV, yielding MQTCVESTFPAPPSNAIPHEAVAQGASPAAFSETPESAAEKTSWSPARWLGLGKLRSAKHPHIVHVDVDAFFASVEQVLNPKLRGKPVLVGRGVVASASYEAKFRGVRTAMSFREALRICPKAVVVPGQYEHYADFAERVRRILETYTPAVETAALDDFYLDFRGTERLYPDFPAALRRLQAEILGRTGLSVSVGAATSKVVAGIASRLQRPRGFHIVSPGDEEEFLAPLPVEKLHGIGHVHAAQLAERGVQTIGELRRIPQPALAAAFGEAVGRQIWERARGLDGREVLAPGTPKSVSRETTIEGGTIDTEFLGGLLEYLSERIGATLRDYGRQARTIGLRLRYADSFSAQRTERLVRPTNDERELLAAARQLFGELFTRRVAVRLVGVSVTNLEPDRRQNELFDTAANRRRELNHGVDTVRGRYGWNAVFYGKGLALREHYATKPDGLVLSTPCLSR